A window from Pseudomonas sp. Tri1 encodes these proteins:
- a CDS encoding mechanosensitive ion channel family protein encodes MDLNAEVDNLVKASQTWIPMIMEYGSRVLLAVITLAIGWWLINKVTQKLGALLALRNADLALQGFISTLANIILKILLIVSVASMIGVETTSFVAAIGAAGLAIGLALQGSLANFAGGVLILLFRPFRIGDWIEAQGVAGTVDSIQIFHTVIRTGDNKTVIVPNGNLSNGIITNTNRQPTRKVVFDVGVDYQADLQKAREVLLDLAKDERVLADPAPEAVISTLGDSSITVSLRIWVKTADYWNVMFMLNEQARDRLKDAGIDIPFPQRVIRVVQESTSA; translated from the coding sequence ATGGACTTGAATGCTGAAGTGGACAACCTGGTCAAGGCTTCCCAGACCTGGATCCCGATGATCATGGAGTACGGCAGCCGGGTGCTGCTGGCGGTCATCACCCTGGCCATCGGCTGGTGGCTGATCAACAAGGTGACGCAGAAGCTGGGGGCTTTGCTGGCGCTGCGTAACGCCGACCTGGCACTGCAAGGGTTTATCAGTACCCTGGCCAATATCATCCTGAAGATACTGCTGATCGTCAGCGTCGCATCGATGATCGGTGTGGAAACCACCTCGTTCGTCGCTGCCATCGGTGCCGCCGGCCTGGCCATCGGCCTGGCGTTGCAGGGCAGCCTGGCGAACTTCGCCGGCGGCGTGCTGATCCTGCTGTTCCGTCCGTTTCGCATCGGCGACTGGATCGAAGCCCAGGGTGTGGCCGGTACGGTCGACAGCATCCAGATCTTCCACACGGTGATTCGCACCGGTGACAACAAAACCGTCATCGTGCCCAACGGCAACCTGTCGAATGGCATCATCACCAACACCAATCGCCAGCCGACGCGCAAAGTTGTGTTCGACGTGGGTGTGGATTACCAGGCTGACCTGCAAAAGGCCCGGGAAGTGTTACTGGACTTGGCCAAGGATGAGCGCGTGCTGGCGGATCCGGCGCCTGAAGCGGTGATTTCCACCTTGGGCGACAGTTCCATCACGGTGTCGTTGCGGATTTGGGTCAAGACGGCGGATTACTGGAACGTGATGTTCATGCTCAATGAGCAGGCACGGGATCGTTTGAAGGACGCGGGTATTGATATCCCATTTCCACAGCGAGTGATTCGGGTCGTTCAGGAATCGACTTCGGCGTAA
- a CDS encoding putative 2-dehydropantoate 2-reductase: MSTTWHVLGAGSLGTLWATRLARAGLPVRLVLRNDTRLQAYRAAGGLTLVEQGQAQCYPVPGEMADSPEPIKRLLVACKAYDAEAAVASVAHRLSAESELILLQNGLGSQDAVANRVPQARCISASSTEGAFRDGDWRVVFAGHGYTWLGDPAHPVAPFWLDDLSAAGIPHEWSADILTRLWRKLALNCAINPLTVLHHCKNGGLQAHHCEVATLCAELTDLLERCGQPAAAEDLSTEVERVIQATAANYSSMYQDVANGRRTEISYLLGHACKVAQRHELTVPHLEQLRQRLIAHLNNLGLPSD, encoded by the coding sequence ATGTCCACCACCTGGCACGTCCTCGGGGCTGGCAGCCTCGGCACCTTGTGGGCCACTCGCCTGGCCCGGGCCGGCCTGCCGGTGCGGCTGGTGTTGCGCAATGACACCCGCTTGCAGGCTTATCGGGCGGCCGGGGGGCTGACGCTGGTGGAACAGGGTCAAGCGCAGTGTTACCCGGTACCTGGCGAAATGGCGGACAGCCCTGAGCCGATCAAGCGCCTGCTGGTGGCCTGCAAGGCCTATGATGCCGAAGCGGCCGTGGCCTCGGTGGCCCATCGCCTGAGTGCCGAATCGGAACTGATCCTGTTGCAGAACGGCCTCGGCAGCCAGGACGCGGTAGCAAACCGCGTCCCCCAAGCCCGTTGTATCAGCGCTTCCAGCACCGAAGGCGCGTTCCGCGACGGTGACTGGCGCGTGGTGTTCGCCGGCCACGGTTACACCTGGCTGGGCGACCCCGCGCACCCGGTGGCGCCGTTCTGGCTGGATGACCTGAGCGCCGCCGGCATTCCCCACGAATGGAGCGCCGACATCCTCACGCGGCTCTGGCGCAAACTGGCGCTCAACTGCGCAATCAACCCGCTGACCGTGCTGCATCACTGCAAGAATGGTGGCTTGCAGGCGCATCACTGCGAAGTGGCGACCCTCTGCGCCGAGCTCACGGACTTGCTGGAGCGCTGCGGTCAGCCCGCCGCAGCCGAAGACTTGTCGACCGAAGTGGAACGGGTGATCCAGGCCACCGCCGCCAACTACTCCTCGATGTACCAGGACGTTGCCAACGGCCGTCGCACCGAAATCAGCTATTTGCTCGGCCACGCCTGCAAGGTCGCCCAGCGCCATGAGCTGACCGTGCCGCACTTGGAACAGCTGCGCCAGCGACTGATTGCCCACTTGAACAACCTCGGATTGCCCAGCGACTGA
- a CDS encoding YajQ family cyclic di-GMP-binding protein, producing MPSFDVVSELDKHEVTNAVENAVKELDRRYDLKGKGSFEFKEKDLTVNLTAEADFQLEAMIEILKLALVKRKIDVQCLEVKDAYASGKLMKQEAVLKEGIDKELAKKIVAHIKDAKLKVQAAIQGEQVRVTGKKRDDLQEAIAALRAKEFGMPLQFNNFRD from the coding sequence ATGCCGTCATTCGACGTGGTATCCGAACTGGACAAACACGAAGTCACCAACGCCGTTGAAAACGCCGTCAAGGAACTCGACCGTCGTTATGACCTTAAGGGCAAAGGCAGTTTCGAGTTCAAGGAAAAGGACCTGACCGTCAACCTGACCGCCGAGGCCGATTTCCAGCTCGAGGCGATGATCGAGATTCTCAAGCTGGCCCTGGTCAAGCGCAAGATCGACGTGCAGTGCCTTGAGGTCAAGGACGCCTATGCCTCGGGCAAGCTGATGAAGCAGGAAGCCGTGCTCAAGGAAGGCATCGACAAGGAACTGGCGAAGAAAATCGTCGCTCATATCAAGGACGCCAAGCTCAAGGTACAAGCCGCCATCCAGGGCGAGCAGGTGCGCGTTACCGGCAAGAAGCGTGACGACTTGCAGGAAGCCATCGCGGCACTGCGGGCCAAGGAATTCGGCATGCCATTGCAGTTCAATAACTTCCGCGACTGA
- a CDS encoding OprD family porin, translated as MRVMKWSMIALAVAAAASTQMASAAPFVSDQAEAKGFVEDASAKLLLRNYYFNRDRKDGSTDQKDWTQGIWGNFNSGYTQGTVGVGVDAFGYLAVKLDGGDGTGGTGNMSRDADGDVNDSQGKAGAAIKFRVSKTELKIGDQQPSTAPVFAVGGSRVLPQTASGFQLQSSEVKDLDLEAGHFYSGTSQDRNARNGGLYATYAGVEANSIDYAGGKYAFTENLSASLYGAQLEDIWNQYYGNLNYTIPMGGDQSLNLDGNIYRTTDTGSSKAGDISNTAYSLAAAFSFLKAHTITVAFQKINGDTPFDYIGVGTNNRGGDSIFLANSIQYSDFNAPGEKSAQIRYDLKMAEYGVPGLSFMTRYVKGWDIDGTNLSANSQYRDSQGNPFYGADGKHNETNFEAKYVVQSGPAKDLSFRVRQAWHYANADEGEGDIKEFRLIVDYPISVL; from the coding sequence ATGCGCGTGATGAAGTGGAGCATGATCGCACTGGCAGTTGCAGCAGCCGCCAGTACTCAAATGGCCTCGGCCGCACCTTTCGTAAGTGACCAGGCTGAAGCCAAGGGTTTTGTTGAAGATGCCAGCGCTAAACTGCTGCTGCGCAACTACTACTTCAACCGTGACCGCAAAGATGGTTCAACCGATCAGAAAGACTGGACCCAAGGTATCTGGGGTAACTTCAACTCCGGTTACACCCAAGGCACCGTAGGCGTAGGCGTCGATGCCTTCGGTTACCTGGCAGTCAAACTGGACGGTGGCGACGGTACCGGCGGCACTGGCAACATGAGCCGCGATGCCGATGGCGACGTCAACGACAGCCAAGGTAAAGCAGGCGCAGCTATCAAGTTCCGCGTCTCCAAGACCGAGCTGAAAATTGGTGACCAGCAGCCAAGCACTGCCCCAGTGTTCGCTGTAGGTGGTTCCCGCGTTCTGCCTCAAACTGCCAGCGGTTTCCAACTGCAAAGCAGCGAAGTCAAAGATCTTGACCTCGAAGCCGGTCACTTCTACTCGGGTACCAGCCAGGACCGCAACGCTCGCAATGGCGGCCTGTATGCAACCTACGCCGGCGTAGAAGCCAACTCCATCGACTACGCTGGCGGCAAGTATGCCTTCACCGAAAACCTGAGCGCATCGCTCTACGGCGCCCAGCTGGAAGACATCTGGAACCAGTACTACGGCAACCTGAACTACACCATCCCAATGGGTGGCGATCAGTCGCTGAACCTGGACGGTAACATCTACCGCACCACCGACACTGGCAGCTCCAAGGCCGGTGACATCAGCAACACCGCGTACTCCCTGGCAGCTGCCTTCTCGTTCCTGAAAGCGCACACCATCACCGTTGCTTTCCAGAAAATCAACGGCGACACCCCGTTCGACTACATCGGTGTGGGCACGAACAACCGCGGCGGCGACTCGATCTTCCTCGCCAACTCCATCCAGTACTCTGACTTCAACGCCCCTGGCGAGAAGTCTGCACAGATCCGTTACGATCTGAAAATGGCTGAGTACGGCGTTCCAGGTCTGAGCTTCATGACCCGTTACGTCAAAGGTTGGGACATCGACGGTACCAACCTGTCGGCTAACAGCCAGTACCGCGATAGTCAAGGTAACCCGTTCTACGGCGCCGATGGCAAGCACAACGAAACCAACTTCGAAGCCAAGTACGTTGTTCAGTCTGGCCCGGCCAAAGATCTTTCCTTCCGTGTTCGTCAAGCCTGGCACTACGCTAACGCTGACGAAGGCGAAGGCGATATCAAAGAGTTCCGCCTGATCGTCGACTATCCGATTTCGGTTCTGTAA